Proteins from a genomic interval of Siniperca chuatsi isolate FFG_IHB_CAS linkage group LG10, ASM2008510v1, whole genome shotgun sequence:
- the arf3a gene encoding ADP-ribosylation factor 3a, producing the protein MGNIFGNLLKSLIGKKEMRILMVGLDAAGKTTILYKLKLGEIVTTIPTIGFNVETVEYKNISFTVWDVGGQDKIRPLWRHYFQNTQGLIFVVDSNDRERVNEAREELMRMLAEDELRDAVLLVFANKQDLPNAMNAAEITDKLGLHSLRHRNWYIQATCATSGDGLYEGLDWLANQLKNKK; encoded by the exons ATGGGAAACATCTTTGGAAACCTGTTGAAGAGCCTGATAGGCAAGAAGGAGATGAGGATTCTCATGGTGGGGCTGGACGCTGCTGGGAAAACCACCATCCTCTACAAGCTGAAGCTGGGGGAGATCGTTACCACCATCCCCACAATCG GTTTCAATGTAGAGACAGTGGAGTACAAGAACATCAGCTTCACTGTATGGGACGTGGGTGGCCAGGACAAGATCCGTCCCCTGTGGAGGCACTACTTCCAGAACACCCAGG GTTTGATCTTTGTGGTGGACAGCAATGACCGTGAGCGGGTTAACGAAGCTCGGGAAGAACTGATGAGGATGCTGGCTGAGGACGAGCTGCGGGATGCTGTTCTTCTTGTCTTTGCCAACAAACAG GACCTGCCCAATGCCATGAATGCTGCCGAGATCACAGACAAGCTGGGCCTGCACTCCCTACGCCACCGCAACTGGTACATTCAGGCCACCTGCGCCACCAGTGGAGATGGTCTCTACGAGGGCCTGGACTGGCTGGCCAATCAGCTGAAGAACAAAAAGTGA